From Leptotrichia wadei, one genomic window encodes:
- a CDS encoding transposase, with the protein MINKTFGCVRFVYNTILYTANKIYEETGKNKIITPASLKSENQFLKEVDSLALSNAQLNVKRSFTNFFQKRAKFPKFKSKKTSVKSYTTNCVNNSIRIEENKYLVLPKLKKVKLKYHREIPKDYKIKSATLTNSNGNYYVSILTEFEKEIQKMPSSDKVIGLDFSMSGLFVSSENQRADYPRYFRMLEKKLKKLQKSLSRKVKFSKNWYKQKMKISKLHEYIKNCRKDFLHKLSKKLSETYNAVVVEDLNMKGMSQALNFGKGVGDNGWGIFLRMLEYKLMFLGKQFLKIDKWFPSSKTCSKCGNVKEKLKLSERSYKCECCGIEIDRDYNAAVNIKDIGKLMLEY; encoded by the coding sequence TTGATAAACAAGACTTTTGGATGTGTTCGTTTTGTTTACAATACAATTTTGTACACTGCGAATAAAATTTATGAAGAAACTGGAAAAAATAAAATAATTACACCTGCCAGTTTGAAAAGTGAAAATCAATTTTTAAAAGAAGTTGACAGTCTAGCACTTTCAAATGCTCAATTGAATGTAAAACGATCGTTTACAAATTTTTTTCAGAAGAGAGCGAAGTTTCCAAAGTTCAAATCTAAAAAGACTAGTGTTAAAAGTTATACGACAAATTGTGTGAATAATTCAATACGAATTGAGGAAAACAAATATTTGGTTTTGCCAAAATTGAAAAAAGTTAAATTAAAATATCATAGAGAAATACCGAAGGATTACAAGATAAAGTCGGCAACACTAACAAACAGTAATGGAAATTACTATGTTTCTATTTTGACGGAATTTGAAAAAGAAATTCAAAAAATGCCAAGTAGTGATAAAGTAATTGGACTTGATTTTTCAATGTCTGGATTATTTGTCAGTTCTGAAAACCAAAGGGCTGATTATCCAAGATATTTTAGGATGTTGGAGAAAAAATTGAAAAAATTACAAAAATCATTGTCAAGAAAAGTGAAATTTTCTAAAAATTGGTATAAACAAAAAATGAAAATATCAAAATTGCATGAGTATATCAAAAATTGTCGAAAAGATTTTTTACATAAATTATCAAAAAAATTGTCTGAAACGTATAATGCTGTGGTTGTTGAGGATTTGAATATGAAAGGGATGAGCCAGGCATTAAATTTTGGGAAAGGTGTAGGAGATAATGGATGGGGAATATTTTTGAGGATGCTTGAGTATAAACTGATGTTTTTAGGGAAACAATTTTTGAAGATAGATAAGTGGTTTCCATCGTCGAAAACTTGCAGTAAATGTGGAAACGTTAAAGAGAAACTGAAATTATCAGAAAGAAGTTATAAATGTGAATGCTGTGGAATTGAAATTGATAGAGATTACAATGCTGCAGTGAATATAAAAGACATTGGAAAATTGATGTTGGAATATTAG